ACTTTGGTAAACTTTCTTTTCAGGCACCAACAATTGATAAAGCCAAGCTTTTACGATCGATTTCCCATTACTTCCAGTTATTCCTATTATAGGAATATTAAATTGTTTGCGATGATAAGTAACCAATGTTTGCATAAACTCCAAAACATCGGAAACCAATATAACATTGACATCAGTTTTATCGTTCAGAAAAGGAATAGAATTTGAAATAACGAAACTCCGAATTCCTTTTTCGTAGGCATCTGGAATAAAATCATGACCATCACGAGTGGCTTTAAGGGCAAAAAACAAAGATTCTTCAGGATTGTTTACCTTCCGGCTGTCGTATACTAGTTCGCTGATTTTTGACGATAAATCATTTGATTTAAAAGCTGTTACTTTTAATACTTCGCAAATAAATTTAATAGTATACATGATTCTGCAAATAAAGAACGAAGTTCATCATTTTTTTTAAAAGTTCATCATTTTTTGAAGATTTGCATTATGGACGAACCGATAAAAAAACAAAAGACATTTACGCCACTGGAAGCTAAGAGAAAAGCAGAATCATATTGTGCTTATCAAGAGCGCTCCCAACAAGAGGTGCGTGACAAACTATATGGCTGGGGGCTGCACAAAACAGATGTGGAAAATATAATCGGTTATCTAATCGAAGAAAATTTCCTGAATGAAGAAAGGTTTGCGAAGGCTTATGCGTTAGGAAAATTCAGAATCAAGGGTTGGGGTAAAATAAAGATCACGCAGGGGCTAAAACTTAAGCAGGTATCGACTCCACTCATCAAAATCGCTTTAAAGCAAATCGAGCCAACCGATTATTTTGAAAAATTAACTGCCATTATTATCAAAAAATCGAATTTGATTAAAGAGTCAGATCCATATAAAAAAAGAAATAAGCTATATCAATATGCATTGGGTCGAGGGTATGAAAATAATTTAATTTTAGAGGTACTGAAAGACAACGATTTGGGCGATTAATGAAATATTTTTCAAAAAATAATTTTAGGATTTCAATTTTCTCTCTATATTTGCACCACGTCAAGCGAAAGTAGCTCAGTTGGTAGAGCACAACCTTGCCAAGGTTGGGGTCGCGAGTTCGAATCTCGTCTTTCGCTCAGTTGCCTAGGTGGTGGAACTGGTAGACACGCAGGACTTAAAATCCTGTTCCTGTTAAAGGAGTGCGGGTTCGATTCCCGCCCTAGGTACGAAAACAAAAAGCCTGTCGCAAGACAGGCTTTTTTTGTTTAGACATAAGACATAAGACATTGGGATCAGTTTCAAAAGGATGGATCAGTTTCAAAACCTGTGGACTATTTAGATGACTATAAAGCGGGATATTATTAAAATCTCAATCATATTTAGTATTTAGCAGTTAGGATTTAGATGACTGTAAAGCGGGATATTTTTAAAATCAATATATCCAAGTCTAATTTTGACAGTCGCTATGCCGTGGTTGTTATCCCCATCTGTTACTGAAATCATTTTTAAAAAATTTAAACATAAAGGGATTATTCAACCAACCCCAGAGATGTGTCACAAATATAGAAATAATTATACGGCGCCATCCAACCCCAGAGGGGTGTCACTATTATAGAAATGATTATACGGCGCCATCAAACCCCGCTAGGGGTGCAACTATTCTAGAAAAAATAAGACCATTGTCATATTCTAGTGGCAGGTGGGGACACCTGCCACGGCGAGAAAACCCCATCGGGGTAAAATGCCGGAGGCATGAAATAACTCTTAAATGCCGTAGGCATGAAATATCTCTTAAATGCCGTAGGCATGTAATATCTATAGAAATGAAAATCACCTCAAATACCAACGCCGTAGGTGTGGCATGTTTGTTAACCCCAGAGGGGTGTAACTATTATAGAAAAGATTATACGGCGCCACACAACCCCGCTAGGGGTGCAACTATTATAGAAAAAATAAGACCATTGTCATATTATAGTGGCAGGTGGGGACACCTGCCACGGCGAGAAAACCCCAGAGGGGTGTCACTATAAATTGCTGGTTATTTAAATGACAATCCACACTTCCGAACAAACTAAAATCCTGCAATGCGCCTAAATAGTTTCCCAAGCTAAAGCTTGAGAATGACAAGGTTTCTTGGGAGGGCTAAAGGGGGAATTGGGCGGGAAATGGTCGCTGCGGCAACCACTTCCCGCCCAATTCCCCCTTCACTAAACGAACGAGCGTGTCATTCCCTCTCCTAAGAGAAGGAAACTATTTAATGAACTATTCACGTCTGTTTTGAATGAGCGAAGATTACATGCCGTCGTGGCTGTTATCCCCATCTACCACTGAATACTTTTCTATGGCCCCCAAAATCTAACTACTAAATACTAACTACTAAATACTTTAAAAAACCCATTTATAATCCATAGATAAAATCTATCTATTCATCCATTCATCTTCAATTTTATTTATCTAACTTTAATTAAATTTAAAGAGGAAAACCAATTATGCCGATTCTCCTTTAAATCTTACGACACTATAGACGTTTAAACATTCAAAAAAACAATAATTAATAAAAAATACAAATTCAGAGATATGGAAAATGGAAATGACATCAGCAAATGCCCCTTTCACAATGGCAATGCAAAACAAAATTTAACCGTTGCAGGTGGAGGAACTACAAACTCCGATTGGTGGCCAAAGCGATTAAAAGTTAGCTTATTACGTCAACACTCAAATTTATCAGACCCTATGGGTGATAACTTCAACTATGCTGAAGAGTTTAAAACCCTAGACTTAGAAGCAGTTAAAAGAGACTTACATGCTTTGATGACTGATTCTCAAGATTGGTGGCCTGCTGATTTTGGACATTACGGCGGTTTGTTCATCCGTATGGCTTGGCACTCTGCAGGTACTTACCGTGTAGGCGACGGACGTGGAGGCGCTGGAACGGGACAACAAAGATTTGCACCTTTAAACAGCTGGCCAGACAACGTAAGTCTTGACAAAGCAAGAAGATTATTATGGCCGATAAAACAAAAATATGGTAAAAAACTTTCTTGGGCAGACCTTCTTGTATTAACAGGAAATATCGCCTTAGAATCAATGGGATTTAAAACCATCGGATTTGCAGGTGGACGTGTCGATGCTTTCGAACCTGACGAAGATGTATATTGGGGTTCAGAAGAAACATGGTTAGGTGGTGATATCCGCTATTCCCACGGTGGTTCTGAAGGAATTACAGAAAAAGACCATGGCGTATTGTCTGGAGAAGAAAAGGCGGATGGTGACTATCATTCAAGAGACCTTGAAAACCCGTTGGCCGCAGTACAGATGGGATTGATATACGTAAATCCTGAAGGTCCTGATGGAAACCCCGATCCAATATTAGCAGCAAAAGATATTAGAGACACTTTTGGAAGAATGGCTATGGATGACGAAGAAACTGTAGCATTAATCGCTGGAGGTCACTCTTTTGGAAAAACTCACGGTGCAGGATCAGCAGATCACGTAGATAAAGAACCTGAAGCAGCAGGATTAGAATCCCAAGGTTTAGGCTGGCATAGTACGTATAAATCAGGAGTCGGTGCTGATGCAATTACATCAGGACTTGAAGTAATATGGACAGAAACCCCTACTCAATGGAGCAATAACTTCTTTGAGAACTTATTCAGATACGAATGGGAATTAACCAAAAGTCCAGCTGGAGCCTTCCAATGGGTTGCAAAAGATGCAGATGATGTAATTCCAGATCCATTCGATCCAAACAAAAAACGTAAGCCAACCATGTTGACTACGGATTTGTCCCTAAGATTCGACCCTGCTTATGAGAAAATTTCAAGGAATTTCTTGGAAAACCCAGATGCTTTTGCGGATGCATTTGCTCGTGCATGGTTTAAATTGACACATAGAGATATGGGACCCCGCTCCCGCTATTTAGGTCCAGATGTGCCTGCTGAAGTGTTTATTTGGCAAGACCCTATCCCTGAACTTAATCATGAGGTGGTAAATGATGCTGATGTTGAAAGCCTTAAAGAAAAAGTTCTTAATTCAGGCTTATCAGTTTCAGAATTAGTCTCTACGGCTTGGGCTTCTGCTTCAACATTCCGTGGCTCTGACAAACGTGGTGGAGCAAATGGCGCACGCGTGCGTTTGGCACCACAAAAAAGATTGGGAGGTAAACAATCCTAACCAACTTAATAAAGTCTTAGGAGTCCTTGAAAACATCAAAAATGAATTCAATCAAGCACAAGTTGCAGATAAAAAAGTCTCGATTGCAGATCTAATCGTAATTGCAGGTAATGCTGCAATCGAAAAAGCTGCTAAAGATGCTGGTACAACAGTAAAAGTTCCATTCACTGCAGGACGTATGGATGCTTCCCAGGAGGAAACTGATGTTGAGTCTGTAGCATTCTTAGAGCCTATTGCTGATGGATTCAGAAATTACAAGAAAAGAAGATATTCTGCTACTACAGAAGAACTATTAATTGATAAAGCTCAATTATTAACTTTAACAGTTCCAGAATTAACAGTTCTATTGGCAGGAATGCGTGTATTAGATACCAATTACGATGGATCTAAAAACGGTGTCTTCACAAACAGACCAGGTCAATTGACAAATGATTTCTTAGTGAATCTCTTGGACATGAACACCGCTTGGAAAGCTGCATCAGAAGATAAAGAGTTATATATCGGTTCTGACCGCAAAACTGGCCAAACAAAATGGACTGGTACTAGAGCAGATCTAGTATTTGGATCAAACTCTGAACTTAGAGTTGTCGCTGAAATTTACGCTAGTGCAGATGCTCAAGAAAAATTCGTCAATGATTTTGTCAAAGCATGGACTAAAGTAATGAATGCTGATAGGTTTGACGTAAAGTAGTATTGAGATGTGAGATATGAGAAGTGAGATATGAAACGTGGGAATTAATTCTTGCATAATCTACAATCAAAATAAAAATAGAGGAGATTACTCCTCTATTTTTATTTTGCAATTTCTCTATTAAACCAATATTAGTCGAAATCCCTTTTCTCACATCTCATATCTCATATCTCATATCTAATCCCCCATCTCCTAGCCAAGCATTTCTTTTACCACTTCCCTGTCTTCTAAATCAAAATAGGTGCAAGTTTTTAGGTCTAAATCCACTTTCCAATAGCTTATTCCAGTTTCGGCACTCATTTTCAAAAACTCTTCAAACGTTGTTTTTCCTTGTTGATGGGCCAATAATTCATTTTTAAAAATATGAGCATTCACATCTTTAGAAATATTAATTGCTTCGTATTTGTCAGGAGATTCTACTCGGCAATCCTTTCCGAAAAAAATTTCTTTACCATTTGAAACAAAATATTCAAATCCTGTAACACCTAATTCCTGAATTTCTTTAATGTAATTTGGAAAATCAGCTCCTGTTTTCACTTTGGAATGAGCCGCCTCAATTTGTTGAATGTTAAACATATATCTTACTATTTCAAATTATCTTTTATACCGTCATCCCACATCTCATATCTCACATCTCATATCTACTATAAATTTCTAATGTCTTATGTCTAATGTCTAATGTCTATTTCTCACAAAAAAACCAATTTCCAGGCTTTTTGAATTTCATTCTGATCCAGGAATTCTTTAGCCTTTAGCAGCTGATGGGTCATTCTGGTATTTTCATCACCTATAAAAGCATTCAAGAGTTCTTGAATTTCAGGTTCAAATTTGAAAACATCAATTTCCTCATCAGTCGGAAATCGATCAATAGAAGCTAACTTGTCCAGGTCATTTTCATTGAAAATGCCGGAATTGACAATAAAACTAGGTAATTCTGTTATATGCATAAAAAAAGCTGAACCTTGTAAAGTTCAGCTTTTAAATTTCAAATCCAAAGAATTAAATCTTCTCGATTATTTTATCTGCAAATTCAGAAGTTTTCACCAAGGTTGCGTCTTCCATAAGGTTATAGAAGTCAATAGTAACTGTTTTGTCTTTGATGGTTTGTGCTAGCGCATCAACGATCGCATCTGCAGCCTCTTTCCATCCCATATATTCCAACATCATTACACCGCTCAAGATTACAGATGATGGATTCATTGTATTTGTATTGGCAAATCTTGGAGCAGTACCATGCGTTGCTTCAAAGATGGCGTGGCCAGTCTTGAAATTGATATTTGCGCCAGGAGCAATTCCTATACCTCCTACCAAAGCAGCTAAGGCATCAGAAATATAATCTCCATTTAGATTAAGCGTAGCAATAACATCATAATCCTGAGGAGCAAGGAGAATCTGTTGCAAGAAATTATCAGCGATCACATCCTTTATAATCAATTTACCGGCTTCCTCAGCAGATTTTTGCTCAGCATTCGCGGCATCTTGACCGTCCTTAGCTTTTGTCTGTTCCCACTGGTTCCAAGTATAAACTTGATCGCCAAATTCTTTTTCAGCCAATTCATAACCCCAGTTTTTAAAGGCACCCTCCGTAAACTTCATGATATTGCCTTTATGAACTAATGCTACAGACTTCCTACCTTCTGCAAGAGCAAATTCAATAGCAGCTCGTATTAAACGCTTCGAACCCTCTTCAGAAACAAACTTCAATCCTACACCGGTCGTATT
The Sphingobacterium daejeonense genome window above contains:
- the katG gene encoding catalase/peroxidase HPI, yielding MENGNDISKCPFHNGNAKQNLTVAGGGTTNSDWWPKRLKVSLLRQHSNLSDPMGDNFNYAEEFKTLDLEAVKRDLHALMTDSQDWWPADFGHYGGLFIRMAWHSAGTYRVGDGRGGAGTGQQRFAPLNSWPDNVSLDKARRLLWPIKQKYGKKLSWADLLVLTGNIALESMGFKTIGFAGGRVDAFEPDEDVYWGSEETWLGGDIRYSHGGSEGITEKDHGVLSGEEKADGDYHSRDLENPLAAVQMGLIYVNPEGPDGNPDPILAAKDIRDTFGRMAMDDEETVALIAGGHSFGKTHGAGSADHVDKEPEAAGLESQGLGWHSTYKSGVGADAITSGLEVIWTETPTQWSNNFFENLFRYEWELTKSPAGAFQWVAKDADDVIPDPFDPNKKRKPTMLTTDLSLRFDPAYEKISRNFLENPDAFADAFARAWFKLTHRDMGPRSRYLGPDVPAEVFIWQDPIPELNHEVVNDADVESLKEKVLNSGLSVSELVSTAWASASTFRGSDKRGGANGARVRLAPQKRLGGKQS
- the icd gene encoding NADP-dependent isocitrate dehydrogenase; this translates as MSDKISIESNGKLNVPDQVTIPFIIGDGIGPDIWNASVRVFDAAVEKLYNGKRKINWKEVLAGEKAFNETGSWLPEETLDVFKEYLVGIKGPLTTPIGGGIRSLNVALRKELDLYVCQRPTKWYEGVPSPVKHPERVDMVVFRENTEDIYAGIEFAAGSAEAKRIQDFLKNDLNVDYNFSNTTGVGLKFVSEEGSKRLIRAAIEFALAEGRKSVALVHKGNIMKFTEGAFKNWGYELAEKEFGDQVYTWNQWEQTKAKDGQDAANAEQKSAEEAGKLIIKDVIADNFLQQILLAPQDYDVIATLNLNGDYISDALAALVGGIGIAPGANINFKTGHAIFEATHGTAPRFANTNTMNPSSVILSGVMMLEYMGWKEAADAIVDALAQTIKDKTVTIDFYNLMEDATLVKTSEFADKIIEKI
- a CDS encoding regulatory protein RecX; protein product: MDEPIKKQKTFTPLEAKRKAESYCAYQERSQQEVRDKLYGWGLHKTDVENIIGYLIEENFLNEERFAKAYALGKFRIKGWGKIKITQGLKLKQVSTPLIKIALKQIEPTDYFEKLTAIIIKKSNLIKESDPYKKRNKLYQYALGRGYENNLILEVLKDNDLGD
- a CDS encoding DUF1398 domain-containing protein → MFNIQQIEAAHSKVKTGADFPNYIKEIQELGVTGFEYFVSNGKEIFFGKDCRVESPDKYEAINISKDVNAHIFKNELLAHQQGKTTFEEFLKMSAETGISYWKVDLDLKTCTYFDLEDREVVKEMLG
- a CDS encoding peroxidase family protein; the protein is MAHACVWHHKKDWEVNNPNQLNKVLGVLENIKNEFNQAQVADKKVSIADLIVIAGNAAIEKAAKDAGTTVKVPFTAGRMDASQEETDVESVAFLEPIADGFRNYKKRRYSATTEELLIDKAQLLTLTVPELTVLLAGMRVLDTNYDGSKNGVFTNRPGQLTNDFLVNLLDMNTAWKAASEDKELYIGSDRKTGQTKWTGTRADLVFGSNSELRVVAEIYASADAQEKFVNDFVKAWTKVMNADRFDVK